The genomic segment AGCCGCGGCTCCACGAGGGCGAAGACGTCGCGCTCGCTCCCGATGAAGCCGTCGGTGAAGAGGAGCAGCTGCCGGACCCGCTCGGTGGGCGCGGACATGTCGAGCGCGGCGCGCAGACCGTCCAGGCTCGCGAGCTCCGGAGAGGTGCGCGCGGCGCTCAGGGTGCGGATCGCGGTGGCGACGTTCGCGCGCGTGGCCGGCTGCACCTCGGTCGCGACGCGCCCGTCGAGGGTCAGCACGCGCAGGGTGTCGCCGTCCTGAAGAGTCGTCAGCGCGCGGGTGAGGGCGGCGCGGGCGCGCTCCATCGGCAGGCCCTCCATGCTCGGCGAGGTGTCGAGCACCACCACCATCTCCCGCGGCGCGCGCGCGTCCGCGACGGGGCCGCTCAGCGGGTGCAGCGCGAGCGCGAAGTGCCCCGGGCCCGCCTCGGGCGGGCTGGCCACCACCGCGACCTCGGGCCGCTCGGAGCCCACGGCGAGGCGCAGCGCGAAGTCCCGGTCGGGCCGCGCCTGCTCGGCGAGGGAGATGCGGGCGCGTCGGCCGCGGCGCTCCACGTCGACCTCGTGATGCGGGGTCTCGACGTCGCTCAGCTCCGCGCCGAGATCTGCGTCGACGGTCAGGCGCACCGTGTCGGGTCGCGGATCGGTCGCCTCGAGCTCCTCCTCGAGCGGGGTGCCCGGCGGGTTGATCTCGCCCGCGCCCGCGCGGCGGTAGCGCGGCCCCGCGCGGAGCGGGAACGCGAAGTGGTAGGCGCCGTCCTCGTAGCGGAGCACCTGGGTGTACTCGAGCGTGATCTGCACCGCGTCCGAGGGCGGGATGTCGCGCACGGTCTGCCGGAAGACGTCCGGCCGCTCCTGCACGAGCACGGCGCGCTCGTTCGCCGAATCGCCTGCGTCGCCGCGTGCCCCAACCGGCTGGATCTCCGCGCGGACCACGCGCTCCCCCGAGCGGATCTCCATGCCGTCCACCGCCGCGCCCTCGGGCACGGGGAAGAGGTAGCTGCCCTCGACCGGGCGCTCGTAGGGGTTGCCGAAGGTCTGCTGCACGCGCACGTGCGCGACGAAGCCCGTCACCGAGACGTGCACGTCCGTGCTCTGGATGGGGAAGCCGCCGAGCTCTCCGAGGTTCGGCTCGTCGTCGAGGCGCATCGTGCCCTCGCTCGGGCGGCCGGTGTACTCGAGCGGCGGCGTGGTGCCGGTCGTCAACCCGTTGTGCGTGGCGCTGCCGCCCCACATGTGCCAGCCGTCGAGCGTCGGGTCGGCGACCTCGACGCCGTAGACCCCGCCCTGCGTGGTGGAGGCGTAGACCCAGCCGTGGGCCACGGTGGGCTGCGCGGCGATCGGCTCGCCCACGTCCCAGGCCCAGGCGGTGAGCCCGGTGTCGACGTCGAGGCCGTAGAGGTGACCCTCGCGGGTGCCGAAGATGAGCTGACTGCCCACGACGGCGGGCGAGCTGGCGGGGCGGGTGGAGGCGTCCTCGGTGTAGGCGCGGCGCCAGAGCAGGTCGCCGTTCATGTCGCGGGCCTGCACCTCGTTGCCGATGGTCTGGTACATGCGGCCAGCGCGCACGGTCGGGCGCGAGCCCTCGTACGACCAGCCGCCTCGCACGCCGCCCGCGTCCGCCCGCGCGGCGAGGAAGGGCGCGTCGACCGCGTCGAAGTGGCGGAGCACCTCGCCGCGACGCTGACCGAGCACGAGCGTGCGTTCGCGGCTCGCCTCCTCGCGCTCCCCGACGGTGACGTGCACCTCGTCGTCGTGCAGCCAGGGCGCGCTGGTGGCGCCGACCTCCTCGTGCCAGCGCACGCGGCCGTTTCGGCGATCGAGCCGATAGACGTCGCCGTCCATGGTGCTGAAGTAGATCGAGCCGCCGTCGACGACGGGCGCGTTCATCACGTCGGCGTCGATGGGGCGCGTCCAGCGGGGGCGTCCGTCGCGCAGT from the Sandaracinaceae bacterium genome contains:
- a CDS encoding PQQ-binding-like beta-propeller repeat protein codes for the protein MTRRRGGGVYEALILVISMGCAGGSGPRGHASAPGEPTPSRIEEARSRVLSLTIEETIEAAEEVALLRGAAEAAPESQVPADVLALASRLSPRALPAPAARPGMTESFTFDGYRRGWLARLPAAHALLTPAYADGKIYLGGGFSSSAFFAYDARSGQPLWSVAAPAGGPSAAVIEDDKVVFNTESCTIYAIDAHTGRRVWERWLGDPLMSQPAVYDGMVYSGHVIDARSPGRIRPGSTGWGAGGGRRYGFTALRLRDGRPRWTRPIDADVMNAPVVDGGSIYFSTMDGDVYRLDRRNGRVRWHEEVGATSAPWLHDDEVHVTVGEREEASRERTLVLGQRRGEVLRHFDAVDAPFLAARADAGGVRGGWSYEGSRPTVRAGRMYQTIGNEVQARDMNGDLLWRRAYTEDASTRPASSPAVVGSQLIFGTREGHLYGLDVDTGLTAWAWDVGEPIAAQPTVAHGWVYASTTQGGVYGVEVADPTLDGWHMWGGSATHNGLTTGTTPPLEYTGRPSEGTMRLDDEPNLGELGGFPIQSTDVHVSVTGFVAHVRVQQTFGNPYERPVEGSYLFPVPEGAAVDGMEIRSGERVVRAEIQPVGARGDAGDSANERAVLVQERPDVFRQTVRDIPPSDAVQITLEYTQVLRYEDGAYHFAFPLRAGPRYRRAGAGEINPPGTPLEEELEATDPRPDTVRLTVDADLGAELSDVETPHHEVDVERRGRRARISLAEQARPDRDFALRLAVGSERPEVAVVASPPEAGPGHFALALHPLSGPVADARAPREMVVVLDTSPSMEGLPMERARAALTRALTTLQDGDTLRVLTLDGRVATEVQPATRANVATAIRTLSAARTSPELASLDGLRAALDMSAPTERVRQLLLFTDGFIGSERDVFALVEPRLGATRFYAFGVGASVNRYLLTRLSERGNGAFEQVRLDETPEDAATRFVAHIARPQMTDLSIDWGELAVSDVYPRRVPDVFANRPVIVHGRFREGGEGVITIRGRLGGRRFVQRVEVALPEAGETHPELGSMWAQTRIGDLMTAMTLQPSPPLERQVTDLALAHHILTPYTRFVAVDSAAERRERAVREVAPEETSPSTRPEQDTSGPVLACYEQARDEEGVVDPEALADCLAAL